In a single window of the Chloroflexota bacterium genome:
- a CDS encoding DUF433 domain-containing protein encodes MEVSRVVLAITTEPIPLEVDADGVVRVGKTRVTLDTVVAAFLEGATAEEIVQQYPSLDLADIYAVIGYYLRRRSDVEAYLRQRQRQADAVRKQNEARFDPSGVRERLLARRAGKGS; translated from the coding sequence ATGGAGGTAAGCCGAGTGGTCCTCGCTATCACTACTGAGCCTATCCCTTTGGAGGTGGACGCCGACGGCGTCGTTCGCGTCGGTAAGACCCGGGTGACGCTGGACACGGTAGTCGCGGCCTTCCTGGAGGGAGCGACGGCTGAGGAGATCGTCCAGCAATATCCGTCTCTCGACCTGGCGGATATCTATGCCGTGATCGGCTACTACCTGCGCCGGCGCTCGGACGTCGAGGCCTATCTGCGACAACGGCAACGACAGGCAGATGCGGTGCGAAAGCAGAACGAGGCGCGATTCGACCCTAGCGGTGTGCGCGAGCGCTTATTGGCTCGGCGTGCTGGCAAGGGGTCGTGA
- a CDS encoding YifB family Mg chelatase-like AAA ATPase: protein MLARVSSCAVVGLEGALVEVEVDISPGLPGLTIVGLPDAAIKESSERVRAAIRNSGFQWPNRRITVNLAPADLRKEGPAYDLPIAVGILIATEQAWPDATDDALVVGELSLDGSVRHVNGILPMAALARERGLSRMFVPMQDAPEAALIEEVEVIPVESLPTLAAHLQGLQRIEPYEGRVEWDADDLPPHAADMADIKGQEHVKRALEVAAAGGHNVLMSGPPGSGKTLLARSMPSILPRMTIDEALEVTKIYSVAGLLPPDQPMIRHRPFRAPHHTISHAGLVGGGHWPRPGEISLAHRGVLFLDELPEFGQRVLEVLRQPLEDRVVTIARSTGTLSFPASFVLVAAMNPCPCGYYGDPVRECTCSMAMISRYQKRISGPLLDRIDIHIEVPRVEFEKLSDDRRGERSAIIRERVEAARERQRRRFAGTALQCNADMGPAEIREYCRIDESGRSLLGAAMRQLHMSARAYHRILKLARTIADLEGSERIETSHIAEAIQYRPRRQT from the coding sequence ATGCTGGCCCGCGTGAGCAGTTGCGCCGTCGTCGGCCTGGAAGGCGCGCTGGTGGAGGTGGAGGTCGATATCTCGCCTGGGCTGCCGGGGCTGACCATCGTCGGCCTGCCGGATGCGGCCATCAAGGAGTCCAGCGAGCGGGTACGTGCGGCCATCCGCAACAGCGGCTTCCAATGGCCCAATCGGCGCATCACGGTCAACCTAGCGCCCGCCGATCTGCGCAAGGAGGGCCCCGCTTACGATCTGCCCATCGCCGTGGGCATCCTGATCGCGACCGAGCAGGCATGGCCGGATGCGACGGACGACGCCCTGGTGGTGGGCGAGCTCTCCCTGGACGGCTCCGTGCGTCATGTGAACGGCATCCTGCCCATGGCCGCCCTGGCGCGAGAGCGGGGCCTGAGCCGGATGTTCGTGCCCATGCAGGACGCGCCGGAGGCCGCCCTGATCGAGGAGGTCGAGGTGATCCCGGTGGAGAGCCTGCCCACGCTGGCGGCCCACCTGCAGGGGTTGCAACGCATCGAGCCCTACGAGGGCCGAGTCGAGTGGGATGCCGACGACCTGCCCCCCCACGCGGCGGACATGGCCGACATCAAGGGACAGGAGCACGTGAAGCGGGCGCTGGAGGTGGCGGCCGCCGGCGGGCACAACGTGCTTATGAGCGGCCCGCCCGGATCGGGAAAGACCCTGCTGGCCCGATCGATGCCCTCCATCCTGCCGCGCATGACAATCGATGAGGCGCTGGAGGTGACGAAGATCTACAGCGTGGCCGGGCTGCTGCCGCCCGATCAGCCCATGATCCGGCATCGCCCGTTTCGGGCGCCACACCACACCATCAGCCACGCCGGGCTGGTCGGCGGCGGCCACTGGCCGCGGCCAGGCGAGATCAGCTTGGCCCATCGCGGCGTCCTCTTCCTGGACGAGCTGCCCGAATTCGGTCAGCGCGTGCTGGAAGTGCTGCGCCAGCCGCTGGAGGACCGGGTGGTGACCATCGCACGCTCCACGGGGACCCTCAGCTTCCCGGCCAGCTTCGTCCTGGTCGCGGCCATGAACCCATGCCCCTGCGGTTACTACGGAGACCCAGTGCGGGAGTGCACCTGTTCCATGGCGATGATCAGCCGCTACCAGAAGCGCATCTCGGGGCCGCTGCTGGACCGCATCGACATCCACATCGAGGTGCCGCGGGTGGAGTTTGAGAAGCTCTCCGACGATCGGCGTGGTGAACGGTCGGCGATCATCCGGGAGCGGGTGGAGGCGGCGCGAGAGCGGCAACGACGCCGGTTCGCGGGCACCGCGCTGCAATGCAACGCGGACATGGGGCCGGCGGAGATCCGGGAGTATTGCCGGATCGACGAGTCGGGGCGTAGCCTGCTGGGCGCGGCCATGCGGCAGCTACACATGAGCGCCCGCGCGTACCATCGCATCCTCAAGCTGGCGCGCACCATCGCCGATCTGGAGGGCAGCGAGCGCATCGAGACGTCCCACATCGCCGAAGCGATCCAGTATCGGCCGCGCCGGCAGACGTAA